The Hyalangium minutum genomic sequence CGTGGGCGGGGGTGGACAGACCGAACGCGCTCACGGCCAGCAGTGACAGAAGCAGAGGCTGCGTGTGTCTCATGCGGACTCCTGGGAATTGATTTTCCAATCGGCCTTATCGCTGATTTTGAGAAGAAGTGGTGCTGGGTGGTTTCTCACCCAGTCAGCACGCAGTGCGTCAAACCCTGGCACTGTTCAGCTGCTTGCAGAGGTGTAGTACCCGATGGAGCGGAGCCACACGCGCCGCGCGACGAAGGCAAACACGAAGGAGCCCGCCACCGCCGCCACCAGCGCCCGAAGCGGCAGCCGCCCCAGCATCGCCTCCGCGGGGAACGTCGTCATCAGCGCCAGCGGGATGATGAACGTGAAGATGAAGGCCAGCGGCCCCTTGAAGATAGACGAGGGCCATCGCGCCGCATCGAAGATGGACTGGAAGAAGTAGGTGAGGTTGTCCACCTTCACGACGACGAAGGCGGCGCTCACCGTGAGGATCCACATCGAGTAGAGCAGCACCGTGCTGGTCCCCAGCAGCACCAGCGCGGCGAAGATCCCTGGGATGGACGGCCCACGCTCTAGCAGGTGGAAGGCGTAGACGATGATGGCAATGCCCGTGAGCACGTTCGTCGCGCGCCATGGCTCGAAGCCCGTGGTGGACACCAGGAACTGCGCGTCCGCGGGCTTGAGCAGCACGAAGTCCAGCGTGCCCTTGCGGATGTGCTCCACCACCCCGTTGAGGCTCGGGGTAATGGCTCCCTCCAGCACGCCCTGCAGCAGGGTGAACCAGCCCACCACCAGCAGCGACTCGCCGAAGCTCCAGCCTGCGATGGACGGGCGCTCCGCGTAGACGACGAAGAGCGGCGCCATGGCCGTGAACGTCCAGAAGAGGGAGATGAGGCCCTCCAGCAGAAAGTCCCCGCGATACTGCATGGACAGCAGGACCGAGGCCCTCAGCTGCACGCCCAACAGACCCGCATAGCGCCGCAGCATCCCCGCTACCCTCCGTAGGCCGCGAACCGCCGCAGCCCCCGCCGCCACAAGGTGACAGCCAACATCCCCAGCAGCAGCACCCAGATCCACTGTCGCCCGACGAGCAGCAGCGTCTCCTGCCATGTGCGGTCGCCCGTCATCACCTCCACCGGCAGGCCAATCTGGTAGCGGA encodes the following:
- a CDS encoding ABC transporter permease, giving the protein MLRRYAGLLGVQLRASVLLSMQYRGDFLLEGLISLFWTFTAMAPLFVVYAERPSIAGWSFGESLLVVGWFTLLQGVLEGAITPSLNGVVEHIRKGTLDFVLLKPADAQFLVSTTGFEPWRATNVLTGIAIIVYAFHLLERGPSIPGIFAALVLLGTSTVLLYSMWILTVSAAFVVVKVDNLTYFFQSIFDAARWPSSIFKGPLAFIFTFIIPLALMTTFPAEAMLGRLPLRALVAAVAGSFVFAFVARRVWLRSIGYYTSASS